The segment TACCAATCAGTGATTTCGTCAAGGAAGTCTGAATTTTATTTATTTCAGTGAGCGTCAAGCCAGAGCTGTTAAACTGCCCATCTTTCAACTTTTTCATCGTGATTGCGTCTACCAGAGACTCGATACGTTTTGGTGTTGGATCGGTCAGTGAACGGCTTGCGCTTTCGACAGAGTCCGCCAGCATCATTACTCCCGCTTCACGGCTCTGAGGTCTGGGGCCAGGATAGCGAAAGCTCGATTCCGAGACTTCTTCATCCTGTTCCGGATCCTGCTCGGCATTTTCCTTGGCACGGTGATAGAAGTATTCAACCAACGTCGTTCCGTGATGCTGTTCAATAAAGTCGATCAATTGGGGAGGAAGGTGATGTTTCCGTGCAAGATCGACGCCATCTTTCACGTGCCCGATAATAATCAACGTACTCATCGAAGGGGACAAATTGTCATGTCGACTCGTCTGTCCCGCATTCATGTTTTCAATAAAGTACTCTGGTTTCAGCATTTTACCAATGTCGTGGAAATAGGCCCCAACCCTAACCAGGAGACCATTCGCGCCAATCTGTTCGGCAGCGGTTTCACCAATACTTGCGACATTGATGGAGTGGTTATATGTCCCCGGAGCCCGGCGAACCAACTCGTTCAATAACGGATGAGAAGGGTCGGACATCTCCAGCAGGCTGATATTCGTAACGACACCGAAAGTCGACTCAATGAAGGGAAGACTTCCAGCTACCACATATCCCGCCACCAGACACCATGCCGAACATTTTAGACTTTGCAGGTACCGATTGGGATTGAAGAAGAGTTGTGTTATGGAATCGGAACCGAGAATGGCAATTCCCCAGTAGACGATGAAAGCAACCACAGCCGCCAGAAACCCGACCTTAATCAAGGTAAGTCGAGAAGGCACTTTGGAAAGGGGGATAATCGCAGTTGCCGCGACCGACATGAGGAGTATGAATTGCTTCAAATCGTTCGTCGTAGAAACGACAATGATCAAAGCGACGGCAAAACTGACGATCGTGGCAAGCATTTGGTCATAGACGATGCAGAGAATCATCACTGCTACCAGGAAGGGAATATACTCTGCCCGCCAGGGATCGGCAGAAAAATACCGAGCGAGAAAGATCGTCAATACAATCACGGTCAAAAAGACAGACAGTTTTCCTGCAGAACCGACGAGTCGTGGATAGTTCTTGGCGAGAAAGCTTCCCATCAGAATCACCAGCACGGAGATCAGTAATGTCACTGTGAAGAAGCGAACCAGCTTTCTCTGTGGAGAGCTGTATTTATAAATCGTTTCCTGCTCGGACTGTAACAGTTCTAAGGTGACCGCATCGATTTCGCTACGGGGTGGTAACAACACCGTTCCCGCGAGGTATTTAATGGTCACTTCCGGGGTCGATTTACGTGCTTCATTCATCTGTTGCTGCGTAAGTTGTTCGGAGTACGTTAACGTCGGTTTCATTTGCACGGACAACCAATGTTCGACGTAAGGTCGAATCTGCGATAACTGTCCAAAGCTCGACCATTTTCTTCCCAGACGACCTGACTCACGTAAGGCATAACTTAGAAGAACGTCCTGGGCGGGGACGATTTCAACTTCTTCTTCCTCCTCACTGCTCAAAGGGGTAACCAGAGCGACTTCCCGACTGTAATTCGGTGTAAGTACTTTTAGCTCATCCGCGTTTACGATCCCCAGTTCGGTCAGGGGATCCAGAAACAAGCGGAACTCCTCGGTCACTTCTTCCAATACAACCAACGGGGGCTGTCCTGCACTCGCAGCAAGTTCCGGATCGGGAGCCAGTGTCAGAGCCTGTTTCAATTGTTGGAATTTCGTTTCGACTTTCGCCGCCGGAGGAGTGGTGCTGGTCCCTGCTTCCGGAACCAGACCTTCCGTATTCTCGGGAAGCGCTACCGGCGTATCCGTGATATCCAACCCAAAAGCGGATTGTACTTCGGAAGTCAGATCCGCCTGTTTTTCAGCTTCGAGTATGGCGCGAAGATCTAGCGTGAACTGCTGCAGAGTCTGTTGCAATGCATTTGGTTTTCGCAAGTAATAGAGCGGCACCTTCTGGGCCCGTTCTTCCTGCTCCTGTCTTGTTTCAAAACTGTCGACCCGTTCGAAATCAATTCGGGACAGGATCCCCTGTGGGACTGTTTCCCCCAAACGATAAGTAAAAGGGGCCCGCCAGGCTTCTACCGTGACGGACAGAACCAGAATCGCCACCACCATCGCCAGCAACCGGAGCAAAAAGCTCTCGTTGCTGAAGATTCGATCCAACCGTTCCTTCCACGACTCTGTCGTTTTGAAATTGCTGGTCCGAGTTCGTTTTGCTCCAAAGAGCGCCATAATGATGACTTTTAGGTGAACAGAAAGGGAAAGGAGAGGGGCACGCAAAGGAGACCCGACGCCCTGAATAATCTCGGCGGAGGGCTCGCACTACCGCTGAATATTGAAGAAATCGCTTTCATCAATAAACGGCAAGCTGCGTAAATCCTAGATGGGGCTCTTGAGACAGATAGTCCAGTTCCCGTTGCAGATTGGAGAAGAAGAAAAAGAGGTCATCGCCAGACAGACTATACACCCGACTACATTAGTAAATAAACCGTAGCAGAACGAATTGCCCCCTTGAAAGTTCACGAGAGTATTTTACAACCAGCGAACCTACAAAAATAGCATAACTGAATCGGTGTACCATATACAATCTGGGAACCGACTCGACTGCCGCCGTACCCAAATTCGAAAATAGCGGTTATTCCGTCTTACCGTCGCTGGAATTCTCCCCATCGTACGCCGCGACGATACGGGCGACCAGTGGATGCCGCACAATATCCTCGGGCCGCATTCGAATTTTAGCGATTTGCGAAACCTCCGAAAGACGGCGCATCGCGTCTTTCATCCCTGACTGTACCCCTTTATCCAGATCGATCTGGGTCACGTCGCCGGTAACAACAATCTTCGAGTTGTGACCCATGCGGGTGAGGAACATCTTCATCTGGGTGCAGGTCGTGTTCTGGCCTTCGTCCAGAATAATGAACGTATCGTTCAGGGTACGACCGCGCATGAAGGCGAGAGGAATGATCTCGATAATGTCATTCTCCATATACCGTTTGACCTGATCGTAATCGAGCAGATCATGGAGAGCATCCAGTAATGGCCGCAAGTATGGATTGACCTTGGAAAGCAAATCTCCCGGCAGGAACCCGAGCCTTTCCCCCGCTTCCACGGCGGGGCGGACGAGTACGATCTTGCGAACTTTTTCCTCGCGAAGGTCATTCACTGCCAGTGCTGCCGCCAGGAACGTTTTTCCACATCCTGCTGGTCCCGTGCAGAAAATCATGTCGTGATTTTGAATCGCTTTGACATATTCCACCTGACCGGGAGTCCGGGGTTTGATCTTCTTCAGACTTTCATGCAGCGGAGCGACATGCTTTGCAACAGACTCCCCATTCACAACCGGTGCTGCGGTCTCTTTAGTCAATTCTTCCCGAGCCGCGCCCGGATTTTTCAACACGCGGTCCACTTCCTCATCGCGCAAAAAGCCTCGCTGCTCGATAATGGACTGCATCTCCTGCAAGATCGAAACGCCTCTTTCGACTTGAGCACTCTGTCCCTGCAAACGAATTTCGTCTCCACGTACCAAAATATCCACGCCAATGCTGTCGCGTATCTGTCTCAGATAGCGATCCTGATTTCCGAACAGGGCCCGAACCATCTCCGTGCTTTCCACGGGTAAAGTCGCTTCTGTCATGCATAGTCCTTTAACATCAGTTCGCGATTTCAAGCAGTCTCTAGCAATGCCACGCGAGCCGAATGAGTGAATGGAAGAAAACCGTTGCCGATGTAAGAGAGATTTCACTTTCTGCGGCGTTCACTAATTTTACCCATCTCGAATTACCACGGCAAAGCCCCTTGGAAGTTCTGTACGATTCTTCAGCGACTTTAATCAATTCAACGAAAAACTCCCCTTGTCAGCCCTTCTTTAACGGAGTGACAAAAACGCCCTCTAGAATCGGCACAATTCGCAGGAATCACGTATTCGACCAGGCTTCTCTCGCGAGATTTGAAGGTGGACACTTCAACCGGCGCAAGGTTCAGGCTGCTGTTAGAAACTTAATCTTTCCTCTTCGAATCGGACGACTCACGTATTTTTTTGCCAGTCGAGAGCATTAAACACTTCCCGTTTTACCTCTTCTCACATGAGCCGATCCTGCCCAATTCGGACTTCTTTGGCGATACCGTGAATCCGGTAGAATCCGATTTGATGACTCTAAAGAACGATGGCTAGTTTGCTCGAAACAATAACTGGAGGGTTTCTCGTGCGCAGCCGAACCCTCAATTGATTCGCGCCCCACCTTTTCCCACCATGAACAACTCAAACGTCCCGAGATCCGGTACTCCGGACCACTCCGGGAAACGGACAAGATCGGGTACGAACCAACCGGCAATGTGCGGCCCCTCCACCATACAACTTACACAAGAACTTTTCGGGTCCAAACACGACTACCGCCATCTTGGACAAGATCTGGAATTCTAAGAAGATAGCCAAATATGTACGAAGCATTTATGGGTCTTTCCCAACGACCATTCGTCGCGAGTCCGGATGCGAATATGTATGCTCGGACCGAAGTCCACGAAAAAGCATTACGCCAGTTGATGTTCGGAATGAATGCCAACCGTGGAATCTCCCTGTTGACGGGAGCGGAGGGTACTGGCAAATCGATTCTCGCTCGCAAGCTGGTCAACAATCTGGAAGAGTCGACGATTCCGATCTTCTTCTCCAATTCCCATTTTGCCACCCGCCGGGACTTCTACCAGTCCATCCTCTTCGAACTCCGCCAACCCTACGCCGGTATGGGACTCCAGGAACTCCGCCTGCAGCTTACATCCGTTATGCGTCAAATGGCTCCTCGGCATCGCCCGATCTTGATGGTGATCGATGAAGCCCATCTCCTCAACGACCGTATCCTGGAAGAAGTTCGTAATTGCCTTAATTTCGTCGTTGAAGGTGACTGCGTTTTCCGCACTCTACTCGTAGGGCATCCAGAGTTGGAAGAACGTCTGGCCCATCCCGATATGGCTGCGGTTAACAGTCGTATTGGCATGCACTCCATGCTTAACCCGCTGAACCGGGCTCAGTCGGTACAATATATCTCACAACGCCTGGCGATCGCTCACGGCAAGGTGGAAAACATCTTTGAAACGGAAGCGGTCTTCGCCATCGCTGAAGCCGCCGATGGGCTTCCCCGCGCGATCAATCAACTGTGTGACCACTCCCTGATGCTGGCCACCGCTCGCGGAATTCGCCCCGTCGATTTAAACACGGTTCTCGACTCTCTCGAAGAACTACAGACGCTGCCATTACACTGGCGAACTCCTTCAGCACAGCATGAGCGAAATCTGGAGCAAACGACATCCCAAGTCCGTTCTGATCAGCCCGCTTTCGAACAATTTCAGGGTGCAGACTCAGATAACCAGTCAGCCAGTATTGAAGTGGGCAGCGCCTGGGACGAACCATCAACATCCAGTACCGAGCTTATGTCAGTCACTGAAACTGAAGAAGAGACGTTCCTCGATATCGATACAACTCTCTCTTCAGTGGCAAACGTCATTGAAACAGAGATCGGTTATGAGGACGAGTTCGACGCCAATGCGGAAGAGACTTTGGAAATCGAAGAGGAAGAGATTGATCCCGAACTCGACGCCCGTCTGTTCCAACTGACAGATGCCGAAACTCAACAGGATGTTTTGGCCGAAGTTTCACTGTTGAACGATGTTCTGAATGTTCAACTCAAAGACGATCAGGAAGAAACATCGACCGAACGACGCATTATCTCCTCTTCTTCCACCCAGAAGAATAATCTGCCCTCCCCAACTGAGAACGCAGTCAATCCTTCCTCAGAAGTGGTCATGGACCGCTACGCTTTCATCGACGCTGGTCTGGTTGAACGTGTGCGGGAATGGGAAGT is part of the Polystyrenella longa genome and harbors:
- a CDS encoding ExeA family protein, whose protein sequence is MYEAFMGLSQRPFVASPDANMYARTEVHEKALRQLMFGMNANRGISLLTGAEGTGKSILARKLVNNLEESTIPIFFSNSHFATRRDFYQSILFELRQPYAGMGLQELRLQLTSVMRQMAPRHRPILMVIDEAHLLNDRILEEVRNCLNFVVEGDCVFRTLLVGHPELEERLAHPDMAAVNSRIGMHSMLNPLNRAQSVQYISQRLAIAHGKVENIFETEAVFAIAEAADGLPRAINQLCDHSLMLATARGIRPVDLNTVLDSLEELQTLPLHWRTPSAQHERNLEQTTSQVRSDQPAFEQFQGADSDNQSASIEVGSAWDEPSTSSTELMSVTETEEETFLDIDTTLSSVANVIETEIGYEDEFDANAEETLEIEEEEIDPELDARLFQLTDAETQQDVLAEVSLLNDVLNVQLKDDQEETSTERRIISSSSTQKNNLPSPTENAVNPSSEVVMDRYAFIDAGLVERVREWEVRVCETTVEHVTNPMSNEDIAAATKRAEEDVYSLLQEENAAQASISHSPKVPLGSISLEQPSSSSMELPTNALDKLKGSLPAGSTSFKFNRPSKSA
- a CDS encoding PhoH family protein; this encodes MTEATLPVESTEMVRALFGNQDRYLRQIRDSIGVDILVRGDEIRLQGQSAQVERGVSILQEMQSIIEQRGFLRDEEVDRVLKNPGAAREELTKETAAPVVNGESVAKHVAPLHESLKKIKPRTPGQVEYVKAIQNHDMIFCTGPAGCGKTFLAAALAVNDLREEKVRKIVLVRPAVEAGERLGFLPGDLLSKVNPYLRPLLDALHDLLDYDQVKRYMENDIIEIIPLAFMRGRTLNDTFIILDEGQNTTCTQMKMFLTRMGHNSKIVVTGDVTQIDLDKGVQSGMKDAMRRLSEVSQIAKIRMRPEDIVRHPLVARIVAAYDGENSSDGKTE
- a CDS encoding HD family phosphohydrolase, with the translated sequence MALFGAKRTRTSNFKTTESWKERLDRIFSNESFLLRLLAMVVAILVLSVTVEAWRAPFTYRLGETVPQGILSRIDFERVDSFETRQEQEERAQKVPLYYLRKPNALQQTLQQFTLDLRAILEAEKQADLTSEVQSAFGLDITDTPVALPENTEGLVPEAGTSTTPPAAKVETKFQQLKQALTLAPDPELAASAGQPPLVVLEEVTEEFRLFLDPLTELGIVNADELKVLTPNYSREVALVTPLSSEEEEEVEIVPAQDVLLSYALRESGRLGRKWSSFGQLSQIRPYVEHWLSVQMKPTLTYSEQLTQQQMNEARKSTPEVTIKYLAGTVLLPPRSEIDAVTLELLQSEQETIYKYSSPQRKLVRFFTVTLLISVLVILMGSFLAKNYPRLVGSAGKLSVFLTVIVLTIFLARYFSADPWRAEYIPFLVAVMILCIVYDQMLATIVSFAVALIIVVSTTNDLKQFILLMSVAATAIIPLSKVPSRLTLIKVGFLAAVVAFIVYWGIAILGSDSITQLFFNPNRYLQSLKCSAWCLVAGYVVAGSLPFIESTFGVVTNISLLEMSDPSHPLLNELVRRAPGTYNHSINVASIGETAAEQIGANGLLVRVGAYFHDIGKMLKPEYFIENMNAGQTSRHDNLSPSMSTLIIIGHVKDGVDLARKHHLPPQLIDFIEQHHGTTLVEYFYHRAKENAEQDPEQDEEVSESSFRYPGPRPQSREAGVMMLADSVESASRSLTDPTPKRIESLVDAITMKKLKDGQFNSSGLTLTEINKIQTSLTKSLIGIYHGRIKYPETKAD